The following are from one region of the Streptococcus sp. 1643 genome:
- the lepA gene encoding translation elongation factor 4, with protein MNLEELKKRQEKIRNFSIIAHIDHGKSTLADRILEKTETVSSREMQAQLLDSMDLERERGITIKLNAIELNYTAKDGETYIFHLIDTPGHVDFTYEVSRSLAACEGAILVVDAAQGIEAQTLANVYLALDNDLEILPVINKIDLPAADPERVRTEIEDVIGLDASEAVLASAKAGIGIEEILEQIVEKVPAPTGDVSAPLKALIFDSVYDAYRGVILQVRVMDGVVKPGDKIQLMSNGKTFDVTEVGIFTPKAVGRDFLATGDVGYIAASIKTVQDTRVGDTVTLASNPAAEPLDGYKQMNPMVFAGLYPIESNKYNDLREALEKLQLNDASLQFEPETSQALGFGFRCGFLGLLHMDVIQERLEREFNIDLIMTAPSVIYKVNLTDGESMDVSNPSEFPDPTKIATIEEPYVKAQIMVPQEFVGAVMELAQRKRGDFVTMDYIDDNRVNVIYQIPLAEIVFDFFDKLKSSTRGYASFDYELSEYRPSKLVKMDILLNGDKVDALSFIVHKDFAYERGKLIVDKLKKIIPRQQFEVPIQAAIGHKIVARTDIKALRKNVLAKCYGGDVSRKRKLLEKQKAGKKRMKAIGSVEVPQEAFLSVLSMDEE; from the coding sequence ATGAACTTAGAAGAATTGAAGAAACGACAGGAGAAGATTCGAAACTTCTCTATTATCGCCCATATTGACCATGGGAAATCAACCCTAGCAGACCGCATTTTGGAAAAGACGGAGACCGTTTCTAGTCGTGAAATGCAAGCCCAGCTTTTGGATAGTATGGATCTTGAGCGTGAACGTGGGATTACCATCAAACTCAATGCCATTGAGCTCAATTACACTGCAAAAGATGGGGAAACTTATATTTTCCACTTGATTGACACACCTGGGCACGTGGACTTTACCTATGAAGTGTCGCGTTCGCTAGCTGCCTGTGAAGGAGCGATTTTGGTGGTTGATGCGGCCCAAGGGATTGAAGCTCAAACACTTGCCAACGTTTATCTAGCCTTGGACAATGATTTGGAAATTCTGCCCGTCATTAACAAAATTGACCTACCAGCAGCTGATCCAGAGCGTGTACGTACAGAGATTGAGGATGTCATCGGACTGGATGCCAGCGAAGCGGTCTTAGCTTCAGCCAAAGCTGGTATTGGTATTGAAGAAATTCTTGAGCAGATTGTTGAAAAAGTGCCAGCTCCAACTGGTGATGTTTCAGCTCCATTAAAAGCTTTGATTTTCGATTCCGTTTACGATGCTTATCGCGGGGTTATTCTCCAAGTGCGTGTTATGGACGGAGTGGTCAAACCTGGCGATAAGATTCAGCTCATGAGCAATGGAAAGACCTTTGATGTGACGGAAGTTGGTATTTTTACACCGAAAGCAGTCGGGCGCGATTTCCTAGCGACAGGTGACGTTGGTTATATTGCAGCTTCCATCAAGACGGTTCAAGACACTCGTGTGGGTGATACAGTGACCCTAGCAAGCAATCCTGCAGCAGAACCACTAGATGGCTACAAGCAAATGAACCCTATGGTCTTTGCAGGTCTTTATCCAATTGAGTCAAACAAGTACAATGACCTTCGTGAAGCCCTTGAAAAATTGCAGCTCAACGATGCCAGCCTGCAGTTTGAACCAGAAACATCTCAGGCTCTTGGATTTGGTTTCCGTTGTGGATTCCTTGGACTTCTCCATATGGATGTTATTCAAGAGCGTTTGGAGCGTGAGTTCAACATTGACCTTATCATGACAGCTCCGTCTGTTATCTATAAGGTTAATCTGACTGACGGTGAGTCAATGGATGTGTCTAACCCGTCTGAGTTTCCTGATCCGACTAAAATCGCGACTATTGAAGAGCCTTATGTTAAGGCGCAAATCATGGTACCACAGGAGTTTGTTGGTGCAGTAATGGAATTGGCTCAACGTAAGCGTGGTGACTTTGTGACCATGGACTATATTGATGACAATCGTGTCAATGTTATTTATCAAATTCCGCTTGCTGAAATCGTCTTTGACTTTTTTGATAAGCTCAAGTCTTCGACGCGTGGTTATGCAAGTTTTGACTACGAATTGTCAGAGTATCGTCCGTCTAAGCTGGTCAAAATGGATATCCTTCTCAATGGTGATAAGGTCGATGCACTCAGCTTTATCGTTCACAAGGATTTTGCCTACGAACGTGGGAAACTCATCGTTGATAAGCTCAAGAAAATCATCCCTCGTCAACAATTTGAGGTGCCGATTCAAGCAGCTATTGGGCACAAGATCGTGGCTCGAACGGATATCAAGGCCCTTCGTAAGAACGTACTTGCCAAGTGTTATGGTGGTGACGTTTCTCGTAAACGCAAACTCCTTGAAAAACAAAAAGCTGGTAAGAAACGCATGAAAGCTATCGGATCAGTAGAAGTCCCACAAGAAGCCTTCCTTAGCGTCTTGAGCATGGATGAAGAATAG
- the dprA gene encoding DNA-processing protein DprA has product MKITNYEIYKLRKAGLSNQQILTVLEYDETVDQELLLGDIAELSGCRNPAVFMERYFQIDDAQLEKEFQKFPSFSILDDCYPWDLSEIYDPPALLFYKGNLDLLKFPKVALVGSRSCSNQGAKSVQKVIQGLENELIVVSGLAKGIDTAAHMAALQNGGRTIAVIGTGLDVFYPRANKRLQEHIGNHHLVLSEYGPGEEPLKFHFPARNRIIAGLCRGVIVAEARMRSGSLITCERAMEEGRDVFAIPGNVLDGHSDGCHHLIQEGAKLISSGQDVLAEFEF; this is encoded by the coding sequence ATGAAGATCACAAACTATGAGATTTACAAATTGAGAAAAGCTGGGCTGAGCAATCAACAAATTTTAACAGTTCTTGAATACGATGAGACTGTAGATCAGGAGCTTTTGCTAGGTGATATTGCGGAACTATCGGGGTGCCGTAATCCTGCTGTCTTTATGGAACGCTATTTCCAGATAGATGATGCACAGTTGGAGAAGGAGTTTCAAAAATTCCCATCCTTCTCGATTCTAGACGACTGTTATCCTTGGGATCTGAGTGAGATTTATGACCCTCCAGCTCTTTTGTTTTACAAAGGGAATCTGGATTTATTGAAATTTCCAAAGGTTGCTCTTGTAGGGAGTCGTTCATGTTCGAATCAGGGAGCAAAGTCGGTTCAGAAAGTCATTCAAGGTTTGGAAAACGAGTTAATCGTGGTCAGTGGTTTAGCCAAAGGGATTGATACAGCTGCCCATATGGCTGCACTCCAGAATGGAGGAAGAACAATTGCTGTCATTGGAACAGGATTGGATGTCTTTTATCCCCGAGCCAATAAACGTTTGCAGGAACACATTGGCAATCACCATTTGGTACTTAGCGAATACGGACCAGGTGAGGAACCCTTGAAATTTCACTTTCCAGCTCGTAATCGCATCATAGCAGGACTGTGCCGTGGCGTTATTGTAGCAGAGGCAAGGATGCGTTCTGGTAGTCTCATCACCTGTGAGCGAGCTATGGAGGAAGGGCGTGATGTTTTTGCCATTCCGGGAAACGTTTTAGATGGCCATTCAGATGGTTGCCACCACCTGATTCAAGAGGGAGCAAAGCTGATTTCCAGTGGTCAAGATGTGCTGGCTGAGTTTGAATTTTAA